CTTTGTCCTGCCTCCCATGCCATCGTAGCCCATCCTCACCTAGGAGAGAGAAACAAATGAGCCTGGAGCAGCACACAGAGCCTTGGCTACTTCTCCTCATGCTGGGTATGGGGAAGGGGGAGTCCTGCAGACCACAGCTGCTGGAGGGGGGTTAAAGCACTTGGAAACACTCAGTACTTGTGCTAGAGTCCTCACTTTTGGAAAAAAACAGATCCATGGGTATTAACAAAGTTTGGGAATATTGGGCATTTTCTCAGATAAGCAAACCAAGGCTTAGGATTTTGTCACTGGCATTGAGGAATGCAAGGAGAATACCCTAAGCTCCAAGGAGGTGGAGGAATAGGACACTGAGAGCCACTTAGTCTGCTGCCAGGAAAGGAATGAGCATCTgtcatccctggagctctgcaggACTGGGAAGTAGCCAGGTTGTGCTCTGAGATTTATTTTCCACACACTGAATGTGGCAAGGTAAAAGCCTCATTCACTTCCTCTTTCAGGGTCAGTTCAGGAcagaggtggcagtgccagccctgggcacactcACCAACTGGACAGTCATACTTACAGAGCCCGTGTTCCTGTGGGAACCCAGCACACCACCCGAAGATGGCTTCTTGGAGAGAAAAGAGTTCCTGATGAATGCTGGCAAGAGTCCTTTAAGAGCATCATCCTCCAGATCATCTGCCCCGTTCTGTCCCACAAaataacaagaaaagccctttaACCAGCACAATCTGCTGAATGGAATCCACATTCAGGCAGCACTGATAACACAGATAGCTATTCAAGGTAATGGTTACTGCCATATCGCATCAGGTTGAAAACCAGCAGCTCCCAACCTCCCACTGGGGCTTATGTGGAACTGTGCCCAGGAGGCAGGACACTGCCACCAGCAAGCCTGGGCAAACAGCCACCTCAGCCGACCCCACAGCCCCTGTGGTCAGCTCCAGTGGTGCTTGTGAAGCACATCTGGGGCAGAATCATCAGCAAGCAAGTGGGTCCCcaccctcccttcccctgcccagctccaggagGCCTGAGGCAGCAACAGTGTTTCTAGGAGACCATCAAGGAAAACACTTCGAAGCATAGACTGGTTCTATAGATGGGCCAGTCTACGGCCACAAGGGAGAAAATAGATTCTTTATTCCAAGCTTATTAGCAGCAGAATCAAAGAGGCGACACAGAAAAATCAAGATTAGTCCTTTTACCTCCACTGCTTCCTTCAGAACTTTCTTCGCCAGATTTACCACAGGAGGCCTGTAAGGAGCCCAAGGAGCAAATCAGCAGAGATTTATTGTTCAAATGGAGCTGGCAAGGACAGACAAGGCCAAGCAAATGACGACAAAGCTTGCAGCACGCCATCAGGCAGCTGGAGAGCTATCTGATCTCACACAGAAACTTCCAAAGCAGTGAGACTTTGATCTCCTTTAGAAGCAAACAGAGGAGGGAAAACTCACGGCTTTTTATCCAGCTTCTGCCTTTTTGCAGGGCcaaggggagctgtgcagggctggtGTTCAGGGGTGGCCACGTCGAACGTGGCATCCAGATTGATCTCATCGCTGTGGGCCGGGCGGTGGAGCTTGGGATGCTGCAGCTCCATGGGAGCAGGGCTGCAAGGCAGGAAAAGCATCAGCCACTGAGCCACTGCCTGCACCCCACAACACTGAGTGCCCAGACAGCCCCATTCTGCTTGCACATGAAAGAAAGGACAATCTGAACCCCAGAATTTAAATTTTAGGTCCCAAATTACTGCTCCCCCTCAAATGCTGAGTGCTGTGACACCAGCACCCAGAGGACAGGAACCACACTgacacactgctgctctgtgcacacaACCCAGCTGTCTCTACTGGGCTAATGGCACAGGCTCCTCAAGAAAGGCTGCATAAAACCAGATGTCATTTCTCAGGACAGATTCCTATGCCTAGCTGAGATCTTTGGTCACCATATACCAGTGCATGCTCATCACATGGCCAACTCTAAAGCCACAAGAACAGCAGTTTTAGGGGTGCTTCCCACGCAGGGCACAGTGACAAAGACTTTTTCACAACCCAGGCCATTCCTCCACCCTCTCTCTCCTGACCCAAACCCTCAGAGATTTTCTCCACATAAACCAAACATCATCTCGTCAGCCACAAGAAAAAGGATACAAGGAACAAAACCACCATAACTCTGCAACACCTGCCAGACTAGTACATCTCTGCTTTCTCAGTTAAACTGTCAACTCTGGCTTTGAACCTGCCCCCTACATGCCTGTACTGTGTGTGAGGATGCAGCTCACTAACCTTTCCAAGACTAGCCGACTGAGTGTTTCCCTGGTTACAGATGGGACCTTCAGAGTGTCCTGCAGGATGTCTATCTTCTTCTTCAAACTCTGGAGAGAAAATGGAAAGCAGCCAATGAGATAAGGAAAAATTTAGCAGTAGATACTTTGCCCCTTTTCCATAAATCAACATCAGGTGGAGATCAGAGGTAGGCTGGGAAATTTAGTCCCTGAGCAAAAGCCAGCATAACTCCTGGCTTTGCAGATGCAGACCAGTCTGCAGTAACTGGCAGCCAGCCATGAAGAAAGATATTCTCACCAAGATCTCCTTGTCTGCATTCTTCAGATCTTTCTGTGTGCTTTTTAACTCCTCCTTTGTCTTCTCCAACTCTGAAGTCGTTTTCTGCAACTAGAGAACACAGCAGAGCGTGGGTTACACTGATCTGGGTAGGGGGGActgcagagccctgtgagagcagTGTGCTCTGCAGCACATGCTGCTTCCCCTGTTTCAGGGCTCCATTTTCCTGTGTCAGTCTGACCAACCCCTCCTGTACCAGTGCAATCCAATCCCTACCCAATTCCACAAGCTGCCTGCAGAGGGATGTCCAGGGCTGCTTGCCCAGCATTTATGCCTCACGGCAAGAGTTTTTCACTGCTCTAACACTTGGTGGCTGCATTCTGAATTGCTGCAGGACTCTGGACACAGCTGAGCACAGGAATCACAAACCACAGGCTGGAGGATGGCTGTGCatcagcagtgctggcacatGGACAAGCCTGATTCAACACGGaagcatgccagcagcaggggtcAGGAAGTGGCCTGCTACCACTTCAGACACTTCAGAGGGTCCAGGAGCCTGGGCCAGCTCACACTCTGTGGGTACAGTCAGCTCTCTGGCAGCCAAGCCTGAGCCCCTTGTGCACTGACTCGCATCCTCCTGACCCCACTGGCCACCACAGCTTGGGGCTGACTCAGCCAGGAGCAGCCCAATTccagcagcagaaccttgtggaggGGTTAACTTCTctggggagcacagcacagcaatcTGAAAAACTCCTTCTCCATTTGAGGGGACAGCAGCTATGGCTGAGTAACAGAAGTAGGCCAAATCCACCCACAGCTTCTCACTTTGTTGGCTTAGGCACAGGGATGCCCCAGGGAACACCTGTGCCTTGGGGAGTGAGGCTACACACACGCTTTTCACAGGGATGCACTCCCAGAGCAAAGACAGTCCTGCCTGACCTGAGCTAACAGAGCCCAGCCATGcctggagcagggggagcacagcagcagaggcaggtcagcatccccaggctctgcaccagctcaggagcagcccaggcaggCTCTGTGCAGGGCCACCTGTGTGTCCTCACTGTGCTTTGGGAAGctctcctgcctgggcacagcacaatGTGGGAGCCCTGGCCCAGTTCACTTGGCTgaaggcacagggctgggggtgactggaTGTGCCAAGCCAGGACTAAGCCCTGCTCAACTAATACTGGCTCCAAACCCCTTCCCACTTCCTATggggcccagctctgcagcaggaggagctggcagcTGAGTGCTCAGCAGAGTAGTCGGATGAAGGAATTGCTACTTCCAGAacccagtgggagcagtggagCACCTGTGTGCTGCTGCCTTCCAGCACAGGCTCTCTGCCAAACTCTGGCTGGCTCTGCACATGCtgccccagcactgtccccagagACTGCCCTCCTGACAACAGCCCATGAGCTGTTTGCTCACCACATCACATCCTGACCCAGAAACCCAGCCTGGCCCTTCCACACACCTGTACCTATCAGTGTGGAAGGGGGTCACTGCAGAGGCCTTGGGCCTCAGTTATGGACAGGGACCTACAGACCAGATGTCACCCTGGCAACTCACACTCTCCTTTACCTTATTATTGACAGAAAACAGCTCCTTTTTCAGCTTCTCTGTCATCTCACCAGAGATCTTCCGAGCCTCCTTCAAATTCTCATATTCCCTACAAAGAGACCCAAAGAGTCACACTGTTTGTAAGGCAGCTGAGCCAGAACTTCTCAGAGACAAGCCAAGACCCTCAAATTGAAGCTCTGGACCTGCACAGCCACCAGAGAAAACCCAGGAGACACAATGCCCTTTAAGGAACAAAGAGGAGCGAGTGTACTAACACTGTCACACATTCCACTACACCATGGGGGAGAAAAAACCTGCATGGGGTACCCTGCCTGATTCCAGCAGCAAAATGGGAACCAGAGCCAGGGATGTTTTAGTTGCCAGtgaaaaagacagaaaacagagCACAGCCTCCATGCTGGCAGCAAACAGGGGACTTTGCTTTAAGTGACTTTTCAGAGACTTCCCACTACTGGCCATGCACATTCAATCCCAATTACACCACAGGGACACTTGCCTCATTACAGCTTTGTACCAAAGCTGCAGTTATTCAGCTGCTATCAGAACAGACACAAAAAAAGCtgtgtttttttccccagcaggaCCAGATGGATACCCAGGTAGGGGAGGGCAGCAGTGGAGGCTTGCTTTGCCAGAGGCCACAGCTGCACAGTGCAGTGCTGCAGAGGGCACAACCCAGAGCTCTGCATCCGCTTGCTTTCCCCGGGGCatgagaggaaagcagagggaataATCATCATCACTTCATAGGTGCACTGACAACTCTGGAGACAGTTCCCATGGTGACACACATGTCACTACAGTGACAAGAGGAACAGTTCAGTGTGACAGGCTCCAAACTAGGTCCCCAGGATCTGTCAGTCAAAGCCCAGTGGAAGCCCTAAGAGGTGGTGAAAGCCCCACAGAGCCCATGTGCCTCTGGGTGCTCGGCAGAGGGTTCTCCCTGGGCACTCCCAGGACAACACCAGCCGGCTGTGCCAAGCCTGCAGCACCTACTTCTTGAGGGAGACACAGTAGATTGCAAGCTGCTCCACTGCTGCCTGCCCGACTCCCATGTCTCTGATCATCTCCTCCACTTCTGAGCGCTGACTCTGAAGCAACAGCTCGATCCTgcacaaaaaaacacaaacaaaaacatACCCTCAGCTCATGAATCACAAACTGACCTGGGAAAGAGACAAAAGCTCTGCTTCCCCCTCAAGGGGCTGGTGTAGCCTGAGCTTCTCCTGCAGGCATTCTGGGTGTCATGGGAGAAGAGAGACAGCTGCCTCACCTCAAGCAGGGCTTTTCACTGGGGAAAAGCAGCACTGCTTGGACTAGAGAAGGGGCAGCTGCACACACATACTGCACATGGAACTGATGCCCAGCTCTTGGTCCCTATGGCTCActgtgctcctgggctggcattctgcCCCAGCATCCTCTGATAACAGAAATGGCACATAGCCATGCTCAGTGCACTAGAGACGAGGCCAGTACCCAGCCTTGCTGCTCTTTAATGAGAGCAGCTGTCTGCAAACAGCAGGGGCAGGAGGCATGCAAGGGCAGCTAAAAGCAGCCATTTCAAAGTTCAAGATGAGATGATCCAGCACATGGaggtgggtgctgcagcaggaccctgc
This region of Melospiza melodia melodia isolate bMelMel2 chromosome 10, bMelMel2.pri, whole genome shotgun sequence genomic DNA includes:
- the TRAIP gene encoding E3 ubiquitin-protein ligase TRAIP, yielding MPIRAHCTICSDFFDNERDVAAVPCGHTFHQACLFQWFDTAPSRTCPQCRNQVSKRHIISKLFFDVTLDEQAAPDAETLQNELDKVKAQLSLKEKEKRECQAVVDGLRDTLDVRNATIESLQKMLGETEMLCSSLKKQMKFLEQQQEDNKSSKEEARRLRNKLRTMERIELLLQSQRSEVEEMIRDMGVGQAAVEQLAIYCVSLKKEYENLKEARKISGEMTEKLKKELFSVNNKLQKTTSELEKTKEELKSTQKDLKNADKEILSLKKKIDILQDTLKVPSVTRETLSRLVLESPAPMELQHPKLHRPAHSDEINLDATFDVATPEHQPCTAPLGPAKRQKLDKKPPPVVNLAKKVLKEAVENGADDLEDDALKGLLPAFIRNSFLSKKPSSGGVLGSHRNTGSVRMGYDGMGGRTKFIEPTNLAEIRPLQVRSKKKVSRPASAAPAPSSSSSQARMDTFLL